A single genomic interval of Lacrimispora sphenoides JCM 1415 harbors:
- a CDS encoding OmpA/MotB family protein: protein MIKRNKQPEESGSWMDTYGDMVTLLLCFFVLLYSMSSMDQSKWKKLVQSFNPSALESIESNINDSEGEFRGDPAKEEVTDFDALYTALKHVVQERGMQDSVEITRGDGFTFISFRDKVFFDGDSSVLRQEGKDVLEQFASAMTQVDSSIKEVQVLGHTSQGDPDRPNNIRNDRMLSAQRSAEVVIFLQSRHAVSPEKLVGTSYGQFRPVAPFDTEDGRAQNRRVEILITKNDTVEKSLEEYYNQIYQDYQNVPGN, encoded by the coding sequence ATGATTAAGAGAAATAAGCAGCCGGAGGAATCTGGAAGCTGGATGGATACATATGGGGACATGGTTACTTTGCTGCTGTGTTTTTTCGTTCTTCTGTATTCCATGTCGTCCATGGATCAGAGCAAATGGAAGAAATTAGTTCAGAGCTTTAATCCCAGTGCTCTTGAAAGCATTGAGTCCAATATCAACGATAGCGAGGGGGAATTCCGTGGGGACCCGGCAAAAGAAGAGGTCACGGATTTTGACGCATTGTATACGGCTCTGAAACATGTGGTTCAAGAGAGAGGAATGCAGGATTCCGTAGAAATTACCCGCGGAGACGGTTTTACGTTTATTTCATTCCGCGACAAAGTGTTTTTTGATGGGGACAGTTCTGTGCTCCGTCAGGAGGGAAAGGACGTCCTTGAGCAGTTTGCCTCTGCTATGACGCAGGTGGACTCTTCCATAAAAGAAGTACAGGTATTGGGTCACACCTCTCAGGGAGATCCAGACAGGCCAAACAATATCCGCAATGACAGGATGCTTTCTGCACAGCGTTCCGCAGAGGTTGTTATTTTTCTCCAAAGCAGACATGCTGTTTCACCGGAAAAACTGGTGGGTACCAGCTATGGTCAGTTCCGTCCCGTTGCGCCTTTTGATACGGAAGATGGGAGGGCGCAGAACCGCCGCGTGGAAATATTGATAACCAAGAATGATACGGTAGAAAAATCCCTGGAAGAATATTACAACCAGATATATCAGGATTATCAGAACGTGCCGGGCAATTAA